A stretch of the Phycisphaerales bacterium genome encodes the following:
- a CDS encoding enoyl-CoA hydratase/isomerase family protein: MTVISCQLRQQRCETGVITLWLDNPERDVAVLDQWLLEQIHSALDLLSQDQFPKGLILRTSGSRAFIAGADLAEIDSLSDERLAEYLRFGSDAFHRIADLPYPTVAAIDGATLGGGLELAMHCDALIASRPDPDRRPYHIGLPEASLGLCPGWGGTQLLPARMNPSQAICMAATGVTVPITEAPDGLITTMVDRPEDLQAAATKWILANGNEASKGPKSFSCRDQIVEVALAEAKDQVDQTDASEAVFLAVQKGLEIGWDAGLATEQKQLIQLRSTTVAKAKLDSFLHKPRS; the protein is encoded by the coding sequence ATGACCGTGATTTCTTGCCAACTTAGACAACAACGTTGTGAGACTGGTGTCATCACACTCTGGTTAGACAATCCAGAGAGAGATGTTGCTGTTCTCGATCAATGGCTCCTAGAGCAAATACATTCCGCTCTCGATTTACTGAGCCAGGATCAATTTCCAAAGGGCCTCATTCTAAGAACATCGGGTAGCCGTGCCTTTATTGCCGGCGCTGATTTAGCAGAGATTGACTCGCTCAGTGATGAGCGGCTCGCTGAGTACCTCCGATTTGGCAGTGATGCATTTCACCGAATCGCTGACCTGCCATACCCCACTGTCGCTGCGATTGACGGTGCTACTCTTGGTGGTGGACTGGAGCTAGCGATGCATTGTGATGCACTGATCGCGAGTCGACCAGATCCCGACCGAAGGCCATACCACATTGGTTTGCCGGAAGCATCATTGGGCTTGTGTCCTGGCTGGGGTGGGACACAGTTACTGCCTGCTCGAATGAATCCGTCACAGGCGATCTGTATGGCAGCGACTGGCGTAACAGTGCCAATTACTGAAGCGCCGGATGGACTCATTACAACAATGGTCGATCGCCCAGAGGACCTACAGGCCGCGGCCACTAAATGGATTCTGGCGAACGGAAATGAAGCAAGTAAGGGACCAAAGTCCTTTTCTTGTAGAGATCAAATTGTAGAAGTCGCACTGGCTGAGGCAAAAGATCAAGTTGATCAGACAGATGCTTCTGAAGCGGTCTTCCTGGCGGTTCAAAAGGGGCTTGAGATTGGATGGGATGCAGGGCTTGCAACAGAACAA